Part of the Deltaproteobacteria bacterium genome is shown below.
ACTAGCATTGGAAAAGACCTCACTCTGGATCAGTTGAAAAATGATCATGACGTAATCTTTGTGGCCAGCGGCGCCAACGGGAGCGCAAAGATTGCCTTAGAGGGCGCTGAAAAAGGGGGCGTCCTGTGGGGCCTTGATTTTTTGCAGGACGTTGGACAAGGAAAATCGTTTGATTTCAAAGGGGATGTTATTGTGGTCGGCGGTGGAAACGTCGCTATTGACGTTGCTTTGACGGCCGGGAGAATGGGAGCCGTTAATGTACATCTCTTCTGTCTGGAGAACAGAGAAGAAATGCCTGCTCATAAATGGGAAATTGCCCGGGCCGAGGAAGAGGGAGTGCTGATTTATAATTCCTACGGGCCGAAGAAGATTTTCGGAGAGGACACCGCTACCGGGCTCGGACTGATAAAATGCACTTCTGTTTTTGATGAAGCCGGCAACTTTAACCCCACCTATGATGAAGAGATTACCTATAAGAAGGAGGCGCATCATATCATCCTGGCCGTGGGTCAGACTGCGGACCTTGGATTTCTAAAAGGGCGCGATGATATCAAGGTCAATAAAGCAGGAATCGAGGTCAACGAAAAAGACCTGTCCACGGGTGAGCCCGGGGTCTTTGCCGGTGGGGATGTGGTGAGCGGCCCGGAGTCAATAATCGCCGCCATAGCTCTGGGGAGGAGAGCTGCTATCAGCATTGATGAGTATCTGGGCGGCGACGGCGATATAACTGAAACTCTGGCTAGCCCTGAAGGTGAGGTTCTTTTGCCAGAGATCATTGGGGAAGCGCAGCCTCGAAACGATATGGCTCTTTTGAAGCCTTGGGAAAGAGTCTTCGGCTTTGATCAGGTGGAATTGCCTCTGACGGATGAGCAGATTGAGGCTGAAGCGAGCCGTTGTTTAGACTGTGACGCGCGTCAGTTCGAGGTTGTTTTGAACATGGAGTACTGTAAAGAATGCGGTTATTGTGCGGAGGTCTGCGGGGTGGATGTCTTTGCCCCTGCCGATTTCTTTAACGCCAAGGGTTATCGTCCCATGGAGTGCCAGTCTGCGGACTGGTGTGTGGGTTGCTTCAAGTGTTTTTTCGCCTGTCCTGATTTTGCGATTGATGTTCAAGAAGTAACCGCGTGAAAGGTAGGAGGATTCAAATATGAAAAGATATTTAGAAACAGGAAATTTTGCGATCACCGAAGCTGCGATTCTGGCCGGATGCAGGTTCTTCGCGGGGTATCCGATCACGCCGGCCACTGAATTGGCCGAGGCTATGAGCCAGCGCCTGCCGCAGGTTGGCGGTATCTATCTCCAGGCTGAGGACGAGTGCGCGGCTATGCACATGTGCATCGGCGCCTCCCTGGGCGGTTACAAGGCTATGACGGCCACGTCCGGCCCCGGCTTCATCCTGTATGCGGACCCCTATGGCTGGGCTTTAGGCTGCGAAACCCCGCTGGTAATTCTTAATTCAGGCCGGGTCGGCCCTGTAAGTGGCATTACTGGAGCTCCGGGGCAAGGAGAGTTTTACCTGACACGTTATCCCACGCAAGGCGGGAATTTTGAATCCATCTGCCTGGCGCCCAATTCCGCTCAGGAAGTCATGGCCATGACCGTTGAGGCCTTTTATTTGGCTGAAAGATTCCGCATGCCAGTGACCGTGCTGGCGGATCAACTCATTACTGACGGCTTCGAGGACATCAGCGTGCCTGAAAATGAGGATGAAATGAAGGAAATGGGCTTTAGAGTCTGGCCCAGGAAGATACACCAAGGACCTGACTTCTATCCGGCCACGGATGAGATTGATATCCCGCCCGTGGTCCTTGGCCATAATACCGGCGCTTTATGCTCGGACTGGACACCGACTGAAGAGGGATACGATATAGAGGAGGTCGAGGCTCATCATAAACATGCTTTTCGGTTGATTTACAAGGTCCGTAATCACAGGGAGCTTTTCAGCCATCATAATGAAAAAAAATTCATGGGTGATGATCCTGATCTCATAGTGGTGTCCTATGGGACACCGTCACGTGTGGTCAACACGGCAGTGGCTAAAGCGAGAGAGCAGGGGCTGAAGGTCGGGGCCCTGCGCTTAATCAATCTGTGGCCTTTCCCGGATGAGCTT
Proteins encoded:
- a CDS encoding FAD-dependent oxidoreductase; amino-acid sequence: TSIGKDLTLDQLKNDHDVIFVASGANGSAKIALEGAEKGGVLWGLDFLQDVGQGKSFDFKGDVIVVGGGNVAIDVALTAGRMGAVNVHLFCLENREEMPAHKWEIARAEEEGVLIYNSYGPKKIFGEDTATGLGLIKCTSVFDEAGNFNPTYDEEITYKKEAHHIILAVGQTADLGFLKGRDDIKVNKAGIEVNEKDLSTGEPGVFAGGDVVSGPESIIAAIALGRRAAISIDEYLGGDGDITETLASPEGEVLLPEIIGEAQPRNDMALLKPWERVFGFDQVELPLTDEQIEAEASRCLDCDARQFEVVLNMEYCKECGYCAEVCGVDVFAPADFFNAKGYRPMECQSADWCVGCFKCFFACPDFAIDVQEVTA
- a CDS encoding 2-oxoglutarate ferredoxin oxidoreductase subunit alpha encodes the protein MKRYLETGNFAITEAAILAGCRFFAGYPITPATELAEAMSQRLPQVGGIYLQAEDECAAMHMCIGASLGGYKAMTATSGPGFILYADPYGWALGCETPLVILNSGRVGPVSGITGAPGQGEFYLTRYPTQGGNFESICLAPNSAQEVMAMTVEAFYLAERFRMPVTVLADQLITDGFEDISVPENEDEMKEMGFRVWPRKIHQGPDFYPATDEIDIPPVVLGHNTGALCSDWTPTEEGYDIEEVEAHHKHAFRLIYKVRNHRELFSHHNEKKFMGDDPDLIVVSYGTPSRVVNTAVAKAREQGLKVGALRLINLWPFPDELFNQKAKYLAVELNWDGELVREVQRAAPDDSKVHFLGTCGDLPTIADLIETCEKILKNEPLARKGWVLEAW